Proteins encoded in a region of the Paenibacillus sp. E222 genome:
- the ptsG gene encoding glucose-specific PTS transporter subunit IIBC, producing MFKKLFGVLQRVGKALMLPVAILPAAGLLLGIGNMLVNPDFLQYATVLDTPWVSSIATIMMNAGQIVFDNLALLFAVGVAVGLAGGEGVAGLAAIIGYLVMNVTLGTAVGVTPAMIGEVPGYASILGIPTLSTGVFGGIIIGITAALCYNRFFKIELPSYLGFFAGKRFVPIVTSVVSLLIGLLLVIIWPPIQNGLNAVSHFMVDTSPTLSAFIFGVVERSLIPFGLHHIFYSPFWFEFGEYVNKAGDVIRGDQQIFFNQLRDGVNLTAGTFQVGKFPFMMFGLPAAALAMYHEARPEHKKYVAGIMGSAALTSFLTGITEPLEFSFLFVAPILFAVHCIFAGLSFMTMQILGVKIGMTFSGGFIDFLIFGIIPNRTPWWDVIIVGLILAVIYYFGFRLIIRKFNLKTPGREEATPETTSGGGGSGSTDDLPHNILAAFGGQENIKHLDACITRLRIEVYEKSSVNKDRLKQLGASGVLEVGNNVQAIFGTRSDTIKSQMQDIIAGRTPAPAAVAKPAPEQEKAQGEEGERIIAEDIVMPVNGELMDITNVPDPVFAEKMTGDGFAVLPHDGKITSPVYGKVFNVFPSKHAVGIMSDGGKEVLVHIGVNTVKLKGQGFNVLVQEGDLVSAGQPIMEVDLEYVKANAPSIISPIIFTNLPEGSTVTLTKSGLLKIGDQPIIEIK from the coding sequence ATGTTTAAAAAGCTTTTTGGTGTATTGCAAAGAGTAGGTAAAGCTCTTATGCTACCTGTAGCAATCTTGCCAGCGGCAGGTTTATTGCTAGGGATCGGTAACATGCTTGTGAATCCGGATTTCTTGCAGTATGCAACAGTGCTAGATACCCCATGGGTAAGCTCAATCGCGACCATTATGATGAATGCGGGTCAGATCGTATTTGATAATCTGGCATTGCTGTTCGCTGTCGGTGTAGCCGTCGGGCTGGCCGGAGGCGAAGGTGTCGCAGGTCTTGCGGCCATCATCGGTTACTTGGTCATGAACGTGACTCTAGGTACGGCTGTTGGTGTTACACCAGCCATGATCGGTGAAGTACCAGGTTATGCGAGCATCTTGGGTATTCCTACATTGAGTACAGGCGTGTTCGGGGGTATCATCATTGGTATTACCGCCGCGCTATGTTACAATCGATTTTTCAAAATCGAACTGCCGTCTTACCTCGGTTTCTTTGCAGGTAAACGATTTGTTCCCATTGTCACTTCAGTCGTTTCCCTCTTAATCGGGTTGCTTCTGGTGATCATCTGGCCTCCAATTCAAAATGGGCTGAATGCTGTATCTCACTTCATGGTAGATACAAGTCCGACATTATCGGCATTCATATTTGGAGTGGTAGAACGGTCACTTATTCCGTTCGGACTGCATCACATTTTCTATTCACCATTCTGGTTTGAATTCGGTGAATATGTGAACAAAGCTGGAGATGTCATTCGTGGTGACCAGCAAATCTTCTTCAATCAACTGCGTGATGGCGTGAACCTTACAGCGGGAACGTTCCAAGTTGGTAAATTCCCGTTCATGATGTTCGGTTTGCCAGCTGCGGCGCTTGCGATGTACCATGAAGCAAGACCGGAGCACAAAAAGTATGTTGCAGGGATCATGGGATCAGCTGCGCTGACTTCGTTCCTCACAGGGATTACAGAACCGCTTGAGTTCTCATTCCTGTTTGTAGCGCCAATCCTGTTTGCAGTACACTGTATCTTTGCAGGTTTGTCTTTCATGACAATGCAAATTCTTGGAGTCAAAATCGGGATGACATTCTCCGGTGGATTCATTGACTTCCTGATCTTCGGGATTATCCCGAACCGCACGCCTTGGTGGGATGTTATCATCGTAGGTTTGATTCTTGCAGTGATCTACTATTTCGGATTCCGCTTGATCATTCGCAAATTCAACCTCAAAACACCAGGTCGTGAAGAGGCGACACCTGAAACAACTTCGGGCGGTGGAGGCTCAGGTTCAACAGATGATCTGCCTCACAACATTCTTGCTGCATTCGGCGGACAAGAGAATATCAAACATCTGGATGCCTGCATTACTCGTTTGCGGATTGAAGTATATGAGAAATCCAGTGTAAATAAAGATCGTTTGAAACAATTGGGTGCATCTGGCGTACTTGAAGTGGGTAATAATGTACAGGCCATCTTCGGTACACGTTCAGATACGATTAAATCCCAAATGCAGGATATCATTGCAGGACGGACACCGGCACCAGCAGCTGTGGCTAAGCCAGCTCCTGAACAGGAAAAGGCGCAAGGTGAAGAAGGCGAACGTATTATTGCGGAAGACATCGTTATGCCAGTTAACGGCGAATTGATGGATATCACAAACGTTCCTGATCCGGTCTTTGCTGAGAAAATGACAGGTGATGGCTTTGCTGTTCTGCCTCATGATGGCAAGATCACTTCTCCTGTATATGGTAAGGTGTTTAACGTATTTCCAAGCAAACATGCCGTGGGCATTATGTCTGACGGAGGCAAGGAAGTGCTTGTTCATATAGGTGTCAACACGGTGAAGCTGAAAGGACAGGGCTTCAACGTGCTCGTGCAGGAAGGCGACCTGGTATCTGCAGGACAGCCGATTATGGAAGTGGATCTGGAGTATGTGAAAGCTAATGCTCCGTCAATCATCTCTCCGATCATTTTCACCAACCTGCCAGAAGGCTCGACAGTAACGCTAACGAAAAGTGGGTTACTGAAAATTGGCGATCAGCCGATTATTGAGATAAAATAA
- a CDS encoding HPr family phosphocarrier protein, giving the protein MQQTFRITDEDGIHARPATALVNTANKFKGAESFAEANGKKVTLKSILGVLSLGLEQGDTISIIVEGEGEAEALQALTDVMVNEGLGEINA; this is encoded by the coding sequence ATGCAACAAACATTCAGAATTACAGATGAAGATGGTATCCACGCACGTCCGGCGACAGCCCTGGTTAATACAGCAAACAAATTCAAAGGTGCAGAATCCTTTGCAGAAGCTAACGGTAAAAAAGTAACGTTGAAATCCATCCTGGGCGTACTTTCCCTTGGTCTGGAACAAGGCGACACTATCAGCATCATCGTTGAAGGCGAAGGAGAAGCTGAAGCTCTTCAAGCTCTGACAGACGTTATGGTTAACGAAGGGCTGGGCGAAATTAATGCTTAA